GTTTGACCATCATGACGTCGGCGCCCTCCTCGGCGTCGAGGCGGACCTCTTGCAGCGCCTCGCGCGAGTTGGCGGGATCCATCTGGTAGTGTCGGCGGTCGCCGAACGAGGGCGCGCCGTCGGCGGCGTCGCGGAACGGGCCGTAGAAGGCGCTCTCGTACTTCGCCGCGTAGCTCATGATCGGCACGTGCTCGTACCCCTCGTCGTCAAGGCCCTCGCGGATGGCGCCGACCATCCCGTCCATCATGCTGCTCGGGGCGACCATGTCGGCGCCCGCCTCGGCGTGGGAGACGGCGGTCCGCGCGAGCGACTCGAGGGCGGCGTCGTTGTCGACGGTCAGCGTCGGGTCGTGGTCGCAGGCGGGACCGTGTTCGTGATCTTCGCCGCGCAGTTCCTCCTCGAGCGGGCCGCAGTGGCCGTGGGTTGTGTACTCACAGAGACAGACGTCGGTGATGACGTAGGCGTCGGTTTCCGCCGTAACTCGTCGCGTCGCCTCCTGAACGACGCCGTCTTCGACCCACGCGCGGGTGCCTTCGGGGTCCTTCGATTCCGGGATCCCGAACAGCATGACCGCCTCGACGCCGGTCTCGAGGACTTCCTCGACGCGGGCGACCGCCTCGTCGATGGGGACGCGCTCGTGGCCGGGCATCGACTCGATCGGCACGCGCTCGTCGGTCGTCGCGTCGACGAACACCGGCGCGATGAAGTCGGTCGGCTCGAGGCTCGTCTCGCTGACGAGCCCGCGGACGCC
The DNA window shown above is from Halopiger xanaduensis SH-6 and carries:
- the hemB gene encoding porphobilinogen synthase, translating into MDLTHRPRRLRQDGVRGLVSETSLEPTDFIAPVFVDATTDERVPIESMPGHERVPIDEAVARVEEVLETGVEAVMLFGIPESKDPEGTRAWVEDGVVQEATRRVTAETDAYVITDVCLCEYTTHGHCGPLEEELRGEDHEHGPACDHDPTLTVDNDAALESLARTAVSHAEAGADMVAPSSMMDGMVGAIREGLDDEGYEHVPIMSYAAKYESAFYGPFRDAADGAPSFGDRRHYQMDPANSREALQEVRLDAEEGADVMMVKPALPYLDIVSAVRREFDHPVAAYNVSGEYAMLHAAAEKGWLDLEEVARESLLSIKRAGADLILTYFAEDVASEL